One genomic region from Arenicella chitinivorans encodes:
- a CDS encoding extracellular catalytic domain type 1 short-chain-length polyhydroxyalkanoate depolymerase gives MFYSYRRHLAAIFTLFAFLPLTVQAGSWQQNVSIGGFNSVHIYTPDSISSVGDGRALMIVLHGCVQPISAYLTANLETAAEDYGMVVAVPDAMNKAGFSCWSYWQGAINRNSGDYANVISLANTMSGDASRNIDADQIYIAGLSSGATFAAQAACVAPDVFAGVASSAGPTIGTSSSGAISTCESVSSNTFVARCENYAGAAYQSYFNTQLAVVGHGTADTTVNTCYNQQNANGYAALYGVTQQAGTVTLSEGNGQTASLALWSANRVAMLWLDDLDHSWSGGAGASGSYIGAASINFAHFLGDYFAQNNLRVSRNQAPEITSLSVAASGNVLSISGAASDDTQLSEVSIVISEIGTTTTTEIQSLSVSLSGGSASFSQQSMSLVDGLYVVEVTAVDNEGKSSSAVSDTQRVGPPPPDAAPVLSGLTATVAQQCVTIEGTVTDINQDLASVTVSFNAQSTVDATVNGTTFTAQACNLPGGSAIAQIQAIDVSGLSTSASVSYSVDAGVNGDYNLHIQQGHISWGSGYAQCYLAFGTAAFTMREYPQSNGQCQWVADADSSCAGPLQACSTGGATPTDSDGDGVADAADNCPNDANTDQADNDQDGLGNVCDSTPNGPGTSCETFTSSNYAHVLAGRATTSAYLVYAVGSNDYLGLFNTFSYTTLAETSAGYFEQGTCP, from the coding sequence ATGTTCTATTCTTATCGGCGGCATCTGGCCGCGATCTTTACTCTATTTGCTTTTTTGCCGCTGACTGTACAAGCTGGCAGCTGGCAGCAAAATGTCAGCATCGGTGGCTTTAATTCCGTACACATTTATACCCCTGATTCAATTTCCTCGGTCGGCGATGGCCGCGCTCTGATGATCGTATTACATGGATGTGTGCAGCCAATCAGCGCCTATCTCACCGCCAACCTTGAAACCGCCGCGGAGGATTACGGTATGGTGGTCGCGGTGCCAGACGCAATGAATAAAGCTGGGTTCAGTTGTTGGTCGTATTGGCAGGGCGCAATTAATCGAAACTCGGGTGATTACGCCAACGTGATTAGTCTTGCTAACACCATGAGCGGTGATGCCAGCCGCAACATCGATGCCGATCAAATCTACATTGCAGGTTTGTCTTCGGGCGCCACATTCGCCGCGCAAGCCGCGTGTGTCGCACCGGATGTTTTTGCTGGGGTCGCATCCAGTGCCGGACCGACAATTGGTACCAGTTCCAGCGGTGCGATTTCAACGTGTGAATCGGTCAGCAGTAACACGTTTGTGGCGCGCTGTGAGAACTATGCGGGTGCGGCCTATCAATCCTACTTCAATACCCAATTGGCAGTCGTCGGTCACGGTACCGCCGACACCACAGTCAATACCTGTTACAACCAGCAAAATGCCAACGGTTATGCTGCCTTGTATGGTGTGACCCAGCAGGCGGGTACGGTGACCCTTAGCGAAGGCAACGGCCAGACGGCCAGCCTTGCGCTGTGGAGCGCTAATCGTGTTGCCATGCTGTGGCTCGATGATCTAGATCATTCTTGGTCTGGTGGTGCAGGCGCGAGTGGGAGTTATATCGGTGCGGCGAGTATTAACTTTGCCCACTTTTTGGGTGACTATTTTGCGCAGAACAACTTGCGCGTGAGCCGGAATCAAGCGCCGGAGATTACATCACTGTCGGTCGCTGCGAGTGGCAATGTCTTATCCATTTCTGGTGCGGCTAGTGACGACACGCAATTGTCGGAAGTGAGCATTGTGATTTCCGAGATAGGGACGACGACGACCACGGAAATCCAAAGTCTGTCGGTAAGCTTGAGCGGTGGAAGTGCGTCTTTCTCGCAGCAGTCGATGAGTCTGGTTGATGGGCTCTATGTGGTTGAAGTCACCGCAGTAGATAATGAAGGAAAGTCCAGTTCGGCGGTCAGTGACACCCAGCGCGTGGGCCCGCCACCACCGGACGCCGCACCGGTCCTGTCTGGTTTGACGGCGACAGTTGCACAACAATGCGTCACGATCGAGGGGACCGTGACGGATATAAATCAAGATCTCGCCTCGGTAACAGTGAGTTTTAATGCGCAAAGCACCGTTGACGCAACGGTAAATGGCACCACATTTACCGCGCAGGCGTGCAATCTACCCGGTGGTTCGGCAATTGCGCAGATTCAAGCCATTGATGTCAGTGGTTTGTCGACGTCGGCGTCGGTCTCGTATTCGGTCGATGCCGGTGTGAACGGCGATTACAACTTGCATATTCAACAGGGGCACATCAGTTGGGGCAGCGGTTATGCGCAGTGTTATCTGGCGTTTGGGACTGCTGCATTTACCATGCGTGAATACCCGCAGAGTAATGGTCAGTGTCAGTGGGTTGCGGATGCCGACAGCAGTTGTGCGGGCCCGCTGCAAGCCTGCAGCACGGGCGGCGCGACGCCAACCGACAGTGACGGTGATGGCGTAGCCGATGCTGCTGATAATTGCCCTAACGATGCGAACACTGATCAGGCCGATAACGACCAAGACGGACTTGGCAACGTGTGTGATTCGACTCCCAATGGGCCGGGTACGAGTTGTGAGACGTTCACCAGCAGCAATTACGCGCATGTACTCGCTGGGCGTGCGACGACCAGTGCGTATCTCGTGTACGCGGTAGGGTCGAACGATTATTTAGGATTGTTCAATACATTTAGTTACACCACATTGGCTGAAACCAGCGCTGGGTACTTTGAGCAAGGTACGTGTCCTTAG